ATTTAGAACTCCCGCTAGGATGCCGACTGTCACAGCGTATGGCAAACCCAACAGATAAAGCCCAAACGAATACCCCAATGCCATGATGAGCCCAACCGTAATTTGCCCTTCAAAGAATGCATATACATAATCGAGGATCTCCGAGCCAACTTTTGCAACTTTGGAACTCAATGGCTCGCCCACGTAATACGCCACGAATCCGTGAAGCTCCTTTAAATCCCTCGCTATATAGTACACGAAAAAAGGCAAAAGAATTGCATTTAAAACAGTAAGGGTAAGCGAATAACCGCTTAGCACTGTCCTCCCCAAGCCTCTAGCAGCGACCTTTAACTGCTCAACACTAAAAACAGAGAAAAATTCAGGCAAGGAGTCCCACAGCTCCAAACTACTTTCAGGTAGTCTAATCCCTAGATCTCTTTCCAAGAAATCTGCAAATTTAATAGCGGCCATCTTTAAATACGACGGAAGAACCCCGATAAAATGAGCATACTCCCTGATTAACAATGGAATAGCCACAACTAAAAGGCCAATCAACAAAATTAGTAGCCCAACTCCTCCTAATATAATTGAAGTGCTTCTGGATACTCCCAATCTCTCGCAACGTTCAAGAATGGGGTTAATCAAGAGGGCAATTATGTACGCTAGAATTAAGAGCGTTGTAACTTCTTTGATGGCAAAAAGTAACGAGACAGTGCATATCGCTATAGCACTCCAAGCGATGCGTCTACGGTGCCGTAATAAGAATGCACCCAGGTCAAAGGCCAATAAATCCTGAGCTGGCAAAGCACTTGTATCCGGCT
This portion of the Deltaproteobacteria bacterium genome encodes:
- a CDS encoding AI-2E family transporter, which produces MGKDRKPDTSALPAQDLLAFDLGAFLLRHRRRIAWSAIAICTVSLLFAIKEVTTLLILAYIIALLINPILERCERLGVSRSTSIILGGVGLLILLIGLLVVAIPLLIREYAHFIGVLPSYLKMAAIKFADFLERDLGIRLPESSLELWDSLPEFFSVFSVEQLKVAARGLGRTVLSGYSLTLTVLNAILLPFFVYYIARDLKELHGFVAYYVGEPLSSKVAKVGSEILDYVYAFFEGQITVGLIMALGYSFGLYLLGLPYAVTVGILAGVLNVVPYLGVSLGVVLATIIALVNGFTFLKVGMVMGVFVVVQILEGTVLTPKIVGEKVGIHPLVIMVALVIGGNLLGLLGLVMAVPAAAAVRVILNQLSLAPVQARKSKRSSVTTNN